The Epinephelus lanceolatus isolate andai-2023 chromosome 14, ASM4190304v1, whole genome shotgun sequence genome has a window encoding:
- the hao2 gene encoding 2-Hydroxyacid oxidase 2 isoform X2, producing the protein MNICNREGGRCAEMAMVCLTDFEEYAKEHLSKATWDYYAAGADECCTRDDNLLAYKRIRLRPRILRDVSVSDTRTTVQGTEISFPVGIAPTAFHCLAWHEGEVATARATEALNTCYITSTYSTCSVEEIVAAAPNGYRWFQLYVYRDRKLSEQIVHRVEGLGYKALVLTVDVPYTGKRRNDIRNQFKLPPHLKVKNFDGVFQETAAPEEYGIPANTLDPSISWKDVYWLQSITRLPIIIKGILTKEDAELAVEHGVQGIIVSNHGGRQLDGGPASIDALSEIVDTVQGRIEVYLDGGIRTGSDVLKALALGAKCVFIGRPAVWGLAYKGEEGVREVLQILNDEFRLSMALSGCRNVAEINRNLIQFSKL; encoded by the exons ATGAACATTTGTAACCG AGAGGGAGGTCGCTGTGCAGAGATGGCTATGGTATGCCTGACAGACTTTGAGGAATATGCAAAGGAGCATCTCTCAAAGGCCACCTGGGATTATTATGCAGCTGGAGCGGACGAATGCTGCACCAGGGACGACAATCTACTGGCTTACAAAAG GATCCGTCTGAGGCCTCGGATCCTGCGTGACGTGTCGGTGAGCGACACGCGGACCACAGTGCAGGGGACAGAAATCAGCTTTCCAGTTGGCATTGCACCAACTGCCTTTCACTGCCTGGCCTGGCATGAGGGAGAGGTGGCCACAGCTCGGG CCACGGAGGCACTCAACACCTGCTACATCACCAGCACTTACTCCACCTGCTCAGTGGAGGAGATTGTGGCAGCAGCACCAAACGGCTACCGCTGGTTCCAGCTGTACGTGTACCGGGACCGGAAGCTGTCTGAACAGATTGTGCACCGCGTAGAGGGCCTCGGCTACAAAGCCCTGGTCCTCACCGTTGATGTCCCTTACACTGGAAAACGGCGCAACGACATCCGCAACCAGTTCAAGCTGCCACCACACCTCAAGGTCAAGAACTTTGATGGAGTGTTTCAG GAGACTGCAGCTCCAGAGGAGTATGGGATCCCGGCCAACACCTTGGACCCCTCCATCAGCTGGAAGGACGTGTACTGGCTGCAGTCCATCACCCGCCTGCCTATTATCATCAAGGGAATCCTGACCAAGGAGGACGCTGAATTGGCCGTGGAACATGGTGTCCAGGGCATCATTGTGTCAAACCATGGGGGGAGACAGCTGGACGGAGGCCCAGCTTCG ATTGACGCACTGTCGGAGATCGTGGACACGGTGCAGGGCAGGATCGAGGTCTATCTGGACGGAGGCATCAGGACAGGAAGTGACGTATTGAAAGCGCTGGCCTTGGGAGCCAAGTGTGTCTTCATTGGCCGTCCAGCAGTGTGGGGCCTTGCATACAAG ggTGAGGAAGGAGTGAGGGAAGTGCTGCAAATCCTAAACGATGAGTTCCGCCTGTCCATGGCTTTATCAG GTTGCAGGAACGTGGCCGAAATCAACAGGAACCTTATCCAGTTCTCTAAACTGTAA
- the hao2 gene encoding 2-Hydroxyacid oxidase 2 isoform X1 has product MADLFSLISGFKKDQSGEGGRCAEMAMVCLTDFEEYAKEHLSKATWDYYAAGADECCTRDDNLLAYKRIRLRPRILRDVSVSDTRTTVQGTEISFPVGIAPTAFHCLAWHEGEVATARATEALNTCYITSTYSTCSVEEIVAAAPNGYRWFQLYVYRDRKLSEQIVHRVEGLGYKALVLTVDVPYTGKRRNDIRNQFKLPPHLKVKNFDGVFQETAAPEEYGIPANTLDPSISWKDVYWLQSITRLPIIIKGILTKEDAELAVEHGVQGIIVSNHGGRQLDGGPASIDALSEIVDTVQGRIEVYLDGGIRTGSDVLKALALGAKCVFIGRPAVWGLAYKGEEGVREVLQILNDEFRLSMALSGCRNVAEINRNLIQFSKL; this is encoded by the exons ATGGCAGATCTGTTCAGCCTGATAAGTGGATTCAAAAAAGATCAGTCCGG AGAGGGAGGTCGCTGTGCAGAGATGGCTATGGTATGCCTGACAGACTTTGAGGAATATGCAAAGGAGCATCTCTCAAAGGCCACCTGGGATTATTATGCAGCTGGAGCGGACGAATGCTGCACCAGGGACGACAATCTACTGGCTTACAAAAG GATCCGTCTGAGGCCTCGGATCCTGCGTGACGTGTCGGTGAGCGACACGCGGACCACAGTGCAGGGGACAGAAATCAGCTTTCCAGTTGGCATTGCACCAACTGCCTTTCACTGCCTGGCCTGGCATGAGGGAGAGGTGGCCACAGCTCGGG CCACGGAGGCACTCAACACCTGCTACATCACCAGCACTTACTCCACCTGCTCAGTGGAGGAGATTGTGGCAGCAGCACCAAACGGCTACCGCTGGTTCCAGCTGTACGTGTACCGGGACCGGAAGCTGTCTGAACAGATTGTGCACCGCGTAGAGGGCCTCGGCTACAAAGCCCTGGTCCTCACCGTTGATGTCCCTTACACTGGAAAACGGCGCAACGACATCCGCAACCAGTTCAAGCTGCCACCACACCTCAAGGTCAAGAACTTTGATGGAGTGTTTCAG GAGACTGCAGCTCCAGAGGAGTATGGGATCCCGGCCAACACCTTGGACCCCTCCATCAGCTGGAAGGACGTGTACTGGCTGCAGTCCATCACCCGCCTGCCTATTATCATCAAGGGAATCCTGACCAAGGAGGACGCTGAATTGGCCGTGGAACATGGTGTCCAGGGCATCATTGTGTCAAACCATGGGGGGAGACAGCTGGACGGAGGCCCAGCTTCG ATTGACGCACTGTCGGAGATCGTGGACACGGTGCAGGGCAGGATCGAGGTCTATCTGGACGGAGGCATCAGGACAGGAAGTGACGTATTGAAAGCGCTGGCCTTGGGAGCCAAGTGTGTCTTCATTGGCCGTCCAGCAGTGTGGGGCCTTGCATACAAG ggTGAGGAAGGAGTGAGGGAAGTGCTGCAAATCCTAAACGATGAGTTCCGCCTGTCCATGGCTTTATCAG GTTGCAGGAACGTGGCCGAAATCAACAGGAACCTTATCCAGTTCTCTAAACTGTAA